The following proteins are co-located in the Polyangia bacterium genome:
- the coxB gene encoding cytochrome c oxidase subunit II: MNDLMRRLLFLPVQASTFAKPVDYLHYFVITVTMLVSVGVGITAFAFFFKFRERKARQSTPLVIPSVKFEVVIIGVPLFFFFLWFVQGYKDYIWYTSPPANTMDVYVMAKKWMWKFAYPDGPNAIGTLHVPANRPVRLLMTSRDVIHSFYVPDFRIKQDVLPGRYTETWFEAVKPGRYQVLCAEYCGTWHSQMWGEIVVMSGPDFDNWMADQKNGLAERVDTGGDDGGNFRGSLVDYGRRIATSQGCFKCHTIDGQPHIGPTWLDLYKRKETLESGETVIADEGYLTESMIDPRAKVVKGFKPVMPTFKGRLAAPEAAALVEFIKSLRTANLENAPSKEPVYEPVQRR; the protein is encoded by the coding sequence ATGAACGATCTGATGCGCCGCTTGCTCTTTCTGCCGGTTCAGGCCTCGACGTTCGCCAAGCCGGTCGACTATCTGCACTACTTCGTCATCACGGTGACGATGCTGGTCTCCGTCGGCGTCGGCATCACGGCCTTCGCCTTCTTCTTCAAGTTCCGCGAACGCAAGGCCCGCCAGTCGACCCCGCTGGTCATCCCCAGCGTGAAGTTCGAAGTGGTGATCATCGGTGTGCCGCTGTTCTTCTTCTTCCTGTGGTTCGTCCAGGGCTACAAGGACTACATCTGGTACACCAGCCCGCCGGCGAACACGATGGACGTGTACGTGATGGCGAAAAAGTGGATGTGGAAGTTCGCCTATCCCGACGGTCCGAACGCCATCGGCACGCTGCACGTCCCGGCCAACCGCCCGGTGCGCTTGCTGATGACCAGCCGCGACGTCATCCATTCGTTTTACGTGCCGGACTTCCGTATCAAACAAGACGTGCTGCCGGGGCGGTACACCGAGACCTGGTTCGAAGCGGTCAAGCCCGGCCGCTACCAGGTTTTGTGCGCCGAATATTGTGGCACCTGGCACTCGCAGATGTGGGGCGAGATCGTCGTGATGTCCGGCCCCGACTTCGACAACTGGATGGCCGACCAGAAGAACGGCCTGGCAGAGCGCGTGGACACCGGCGGAGACGACGGCGGCAACTTCCGCGGCAGCCTGGTCGATTACGGGCGGCGCATCGCCACCTCGCAAGGGTGTTTCAAGTGCCACACCATCGACGGTCAGCCGCACATCGGACCGACCTGGCTGGATCTCTACAAACGCAAAGAGACGTTGGAGTCTGGCGAGACGGTGATTGCCGACGAAGGGTATCTGACTGAATCGATGATCGATCCCCGCGCCAAGGTGGTGAAGGGATTCAAACCCGTCATGCCGACCTTCAAGGGCCGACTGGCAGCCCCCGAGGCGGCCGCGCTGGTCGAGTTCATCAAGTCGCTGCGCACCGCCAACCTCGAGAACGCTCCCTCTAAGGAACCAGTTTATGAGCCAGTCCAACGACGCTGA
- the nrfD gene encoding NrfD/PsrC family molybdoenzyme membrane anchor subunit, translating into MAAPNMVNLSRDPLEPRVLIEGKQTDASLNDSLLQHVWRGAGRGWWACFSVALALLGLLVVAITWTLYKGIGAWGNNIPVGWAFGIINFVWWIGIGHAGTLISAILLLLQQQWRTSINRFAEAMTLFAVICALLFPLLHTGRPWFAAYWLMPYPSVQKIWPQFKSPLTWDVFAVSTYFTISLLFWFLGLVPDLASLRDSSKSPIKRRIYGLVAMGWRGSGRHWAEYKWAYLLLAGLSTPLVLSVHTIVSFDFAVSVLPGWHTTIFPPYFVAGAVFSGFAMVATWMIPARHFLGLKHVVTVRHMENMCKVMLATGMMVAYGYAMEHFIAWYSGNEYEFGQFFRVRQHGPMAPVYWTMIFCNVLVPQIFWFKRARTHMAVIWGASILINVGMWCERFTIIVTSLHRDFIPSSWKNYAPTWVDISLFLGTIGLFSTLFLLFLKFIPAVAVTEVKELRHENEHKEQVAAEGAH; encoded by the coding sequence ATGGCCGCGCCGAATATGGTCAACCTGTCCCGCGACCCGCTGGAGCCGCGCGTCCTCATCGAGGGCAAGCAGACCGACGCTTCGCTGAACGACAGCCTGCTCCAGCACGTCTGGCGGGGCGCTGGCCGCGGCTGGTGGGCGTGCTTCTCGGTGGCGCTGGCGTTGCTGGGATTGCTGGTCGTCGCCATCACCTGGACGCTTTACAAAGGCATCGGGGCCTGGGGAAACAACATCCCGGTCGGATGGGCCTTCGGCATCATCAACTTCGTCTGGTGGATCGGTATCGGCCACGCCGGTACGCTGATCTCCGCCATTCTCCTTCTGTTGCAGCAGCAGTGGCGCACGTCGATCAATCGTTTCGCCGAGGCGATGACGTTGTTCGCGGTCATCTGCGCGCTGCTCTTCCCGCTGCTGCACACCGGGCGCCCGTGGTTCGCGGCGTACTGGCTCATGCCGTATCCCAGCGTTCAAAAGATCTGGCCGCAGTTCAAAAGCCCGCTGACCTGGGACGTCTTCGCTGTCTCGACGTACTTCACAATCTCGTTGCTGTTCTGGTTCCTGGGTCTCGTGCCCGACCTGGCGTCGCTGCGGGATTCGTCGAAGAGCCCGATCAAGCGCCGCATCTATGGCCTGGTGGCCATGGGCTGGCGCGGGTCGGGCCGTCACTGGGCCGAGTACAAATGGGCCTATCTGCTGCTGGCCGGTCTGTCGACCCCGCTGGTGCTGTCGGTGCACACCATCGTGTCCTTCGACTTCGCGGTGTCGGTGCTGCCGGGGTGGCACACCACCATCTTCCCGCCGTACTTCGTCGCCGGCGCCGTCTTCTCGGGCTTCGCCATGGTGGCGACGTGGATGATCCCGGCGCGGCACTTCCTGGGCCTCAAGCACGTCGTGACCGTCCGGCACATGGAGAACATGTGCAAGGTGATGCTGGCGACCGGAATGATGGTGGCCTACGGCTACGCGATGGAGCACTTCATTGCCTGGTACAGCGGCAATGAATACGAGTTCGGACAGTTCTTCCGTGTTCGCCAGCACGGCCCGATGGCGCCCGTCTACTGGACGATGATTTTCTGCAATGTGCTGGTGCCGCAGATCTTCTGGTTCAAACGCGCGCGCACGCACATGGCTGTCATCTGGGGGGCGTCGATCCTGATCAACGTCGGTATGTGGTGCGAGCGCTTCACCATCATCGTCACCTCTTTGCACCGCGACTTTATCCCGTCGAGTTGGAAGAACTACGCACCGACTTGGGTGGACATCAGCTTGTTCCTGGGGACCATCGGGCTCTTCTCCACGCTGTTTCTGCTGTTCCTCAAGTTCATCCCCGCAGTGGCGGTCACCGAGGTGAAGGAGCTGCGGCACGAGAACGAGCACAAGGAGCAAGTCGCCGCTGAGGGGGCGCACTGA
- a CDS encoding cytochrome c, which translates to MRRGASTALVTALLTTAATLSPLLSGCDENLLDPMADRQPKVKPYKESAFWDDGLSMRAPPEGTVPRERSRLGLLLTAGHTPEAGPYSLNGEAVNAGFAPAIPLSVNAKLLALGRKRFDITCATCHGPLGDGDSIVARQMALRPPPSLHKYSDRAPGYIYEVISKGFGLMASYAAELTIEERWAVVAYVRALQLSQNVSVDAVPADVRARLQALPQGVSAPAPAHKEIP; encoded by the coding sequence ATGAGGCGGGGCGCTTCCACCGCCCTGGTCACCGCCTTGTTGACGACGGCGGCGACGCTGTCGCCGCTGCTTTCCGGCTGCGACGAGAACCTCCTCGACCCGATGGCCGACCGCCAGCCGAAGGTGAAGCCGTACAAGGAAAGCGCCTTCTGGGACGACGGCCTGTCGATGCGCGCGCCGCCCGAGGGCACGGTGCCGCGCGAGCGCTCGCGCCTGGGCCTGCTGCTGACGGCCGGGCACACGCCCGAGGCTGGGCCGTATTCGCTGAACGGCGAGGCGGTCAACGCCGGTTTCGCCCCCGCCATCCCCTTGTCGGTGAACGCCAAGCTGCTGGCCCTGGGACGCAAGCGGTTCGACATCACCTGCGCCACCTGTCACGGTCCGCTGGGCGACGGCGACAGCATCGTCGCGCGGCAGATGGCCCTCCGTCCGCCGCCGTCGCTGCACAAATATTCCGACCGCGCGCCCGGCTACATCTATGAGGTCATCAGCAAAGGCTTCGGCCTGATGGCTTCCTACGCCGCCGAACTGACCATCGAAGAGCGCTGGGCGGTCGTGGCGTACGTGCGCGCCTTGCAGCTGAGCCAGAACGTTTCTGTCGACGCCGTTCCCGCCGACGTGCGGGCGCGGTTGCAGGCGCTGCCGCAAGGGGTGTCTGCCCCAGCGCCGGCCCACAAGGAGATCCCGTGA
- a CDS encoding cytochrome C oxidase subunit IV family protein codes for MATTNQPPTSEAEAQAAHAHHGPGRYFLIWALLLGFTVTTVITGRMDLGAVNLPLALAIASIKATLVVLFFMHLSESHGVNRLVFVVSILFVLVLMAGVFGDLLTRFPLSLPSSGLPTTEGPEIAVPLPHVPAP; via the coding sequence GTGGCCACCACCAACCAACCACCCACCTCGGAAGCGGAAGCGCAGGCCGCGCACGCGCACCACGGGCCGGGGCGCTACTTCCTCATCTGGGCGCTGCTGCTTGGTTTCACCGTCACCACGGTGATCACCGGCCGCATGGACCTGGGTGCGGTGAACCTGCCGCTGGCGCTGGCCATCGCCAGCATCAAGGCCACGCTGGTGGTGCTGTTCTTCATGCACCTCTCCGAATCGCACGGCGTGAACCGGCTGGTTTTCGTCGTCTCGATTCTGTTCGTCCTGGTGCTTATGGCGGGTGTCTTCGGCGATCTGCTGACCCGCTTCCCGCTGTCGCTGCCCAGCAGCGGCCTGCCCACCACCGAAGGCCCCGAGATCGCCGTTCCGCTGCCGCACGTCCCGGCGCCGTAG
- a CDS encoding SCO family protein → MSRRLALVPLLLLSARVASAADKSSEVVFPQGSEQPLAALENIDVIEHLGERVPAGLSFTDTTGKAVAFDNFLFQGKPLLVTLGYHRCPMLCSLVLDGLVKSMKTSGMKLGKDFTAVSISIDPNEDPKAAAEQQRRILNGVAPGLAPSDWPFLMGTAAASDAMAKAVGFGYKYDPQSKQFAHEAVAFVLTPEGRVSRYLYGVDVLPRDFKLAMVEAGGGRVGTSFDKVVLSCFRYDPVSRRYAPFVIGFMRVGAGLVFLALAGLLTVLWRKEIAMRKRRAA, encoded by the coding sequence ATGAGCCGCCGATTGGCGCTGGTTCCACTGCTGTTGCTGTCGGCGCGCGTGGCGTCGGCGGCTGACAAGTCCAGCGAGGTGGTCTTTCCACAGGGCAGCGAGCAGCCGCTGGCCGCCTTGGAGAACATCGACGTCATCGAGCACCTGGGCGAGCGCGTGCCCGCTGGCCTGTCGTTCACCGACACCACCGGCAAGGCGGTGGCGTTCGACAACTTTCTTTTCCAGGGCAAGCCACTGCTGGTGACGCTGGGCTATCACCGCTGTCCGATGCTGTGCAGCCTGGTGCTGGACGGCCTGGTGAAGTCGATGAAGACCTCCGGGATGAAACTGGGCAAGGACTTCACCGCGGTGTCGATCAGCATCGATCCCAACGAAGATCCCAAGGCCGCCGCCGAGCAACAGCGTCGCATCTTGAACGGCGTCGCGCCCGGTCTGGCGCCGAGCGACTGGCCCTTCTTGATGGGCACCGCCGCCGCCAGCGACGCCATGGCCAAGGCCGTCGGCTTTGGATACAAATACGACCCGCAGAGCAAGCAGTTCGCCCACGAGGCGGTGGCCTTCGTGCTGACGCCGGAGGGCCGGGTGTCGCGCTACCTGTACGGCGTCGATGTGCTACCGCGTGACTTCAAGCTGGCGATGGTCGAGGCGGGCGGCGGCCGGGTGGGGACGTCGTTCGACAAGGTGGTGTTGTCCTGTTTCCGCTATGACCCCGTCAGCCGACGGTACGCGCCCTTCGTCATAGGGTTCATGCGCGTCGGCGCCGGGTTGGTGTTCCTAGCGCTGGCCGGCTTGTTGACGGTGCTCTGGCGCAAGGAGATCGCGATGAGGAAAAGGAGGGCGGCATGA
- a CDS encoding DUF3341 domain-containing protein: protein MSAGHEGSGFVPRRFVVGQFATTDALLEGTKQVRARGHKNLDTHTPYPVHGLEEAIGLKRAKIPTIVLMGAIAGAFIAYSLIYYCNVFDWPMNVGNRPPHGPPANIPITFELAVLIGGTSSFFGFFALAGLPKPYHPIFQSETFASASIDGFFLSVEVPAEVTPEKVADDVRGAGGTGVEIIEELER from the coding sequence ATGAGCGCCGGGCACGAAGGAAGCGGCTTTGTCCCGCGCCGGTTCGTGGTTGGTCAATTCGCCACCACCGACGCCTTGCTGGAGGGCACCAAGCAGGTGCGGGCCCGGGGTCACAAGAACCTGGACACGCACACTCCGTACCCGGTGCACGGTCTGGAAGAGGCGATCGGCCTCAAGCGCGCGAAGATCCCGACCATCGTTTTGATGGGCGCGATAGCCGGCGCCTTCATCGCCTACAGCCTGATCTACTACTGCAACGTGTTCGACTGGCCGATGAACGTCGGCAACCGGCCGCCGCACGGCCCGCCGGCGAACATCCCGATCACATTCGAGCTGGCGGTGCTGATCGGCGGAACGTCGTCGTTCTTCGGTTTCTTTGCCCTGGCGGGCCTGCCCAAGCCATATCACCCGATCTTCCAGTCGGAGACGTTCGCGAGCGCCTCCATCGACGGATTCTTTCTTTCTGTCGAGGTGCCGGCGGAAGTGACGCCGGAGAAGGTGGCCGACGACGTGCGGGGCGCCGGCGGAACCGGCGTGGAGATCATCGAGGAGCTGGAACGATGA
- a CDS encoding TAT-variant-translocated molybdopterin oxidoreductase has translation MSCDENKNAQRQARRSSRLAIVGSTGEGGAKVAEPTTGRPWRSLDERARTIEWEQAANREFPAGASELNDGVSRRSFMQLVGVSTAVAGFGVACRKPNEKIIPFVRRPEEVTPGNPQHFATAHTLEGFASGLVVESHEGRPTKVEGNPDHPISLGAANSYDQALILGLYDENRAKQITHDGDAWAWRSLVQQINERGQALAADGGAKLRFLTDPTASPLMGDLRRRILEKFPRAKFVSYSAVGGEAAIDGARLAFGKPLQPRAHFADASVVLSLDADFLGDGPEQLRHAREFAARREPGTNMNRLYVVEPSMTITGGMADHRLRLRGADVAAFALALISKLTDRPGFESLAPLAGLARAQGAGTWDVKWLTAVARDLEKNRGRSLVVAGRRQPAAVHALVAALNVALGNLGKTVTYGMPVLVDAANGVAALGVLAEEIAAGQVDTLVITAQNPAYTAPVDLKFAALLRRVPNTIYHTLYEDETAAACHTVVPATHLLETWGDARGVDGTASIVQPLIAPLWGGIAESEVLAAFVGDGDLGAHQLVQRYWKDRLGVTQDFGPAWDRWLADGIIPGTAVAAEDGLAVDAAGMAGNLAPMLARKADGMELGFIRDAKVFDGRFANNAWLQELPDPMTKLTWDNSLQISQATAQKLELTTGDLVSLDFRQRKMEAAVMIVPGHADDAVTLPLGYGRASSAEAVAKGVGFNANLVRSSDAMWFGRGVTLTKLDERYKFALTQDHWTISPDGRDIPPPAVDTTLAALLKEGSEFNLDLEERRGPDVTINTPVDYSTQKYKWAMAIDLNKCTGCNACVTACQSENNIPTVGKENVAKGREMHWIRIDRYFSGSVEDPTVISQPLGCVHCESAPCEYVCPVNATVHSDEGLNEMAYNRCIGTRYCSNNCPYKVRRFNFLEYNGDVTAARQMGMNPDVTVRSRGVMEKCSYCIQRIERKRIDTRIAGVPIADGDLQTACQQGCPAGAITFGSLNDPNSRVSKLHASPRRYDLLHELGTRPRTAYLARVRNPNPELARAE, from the coding sequence ATGAGCTGCGACGAAAACAAGAACGCCCAGCGCCAGGCGCGCCGGTCCAGCCGACTGGCCATCGTCGGCAGTACCGGCGAGGGCGGCGCAAAGGTGGCAGAGCCGACGACCGGCCGCCCATGGCGCAGCCTGGATGAACGCGCCCGCACCATTGAATGGGAGCAAGCGGCAAACCGCGAGTTTCCGGCCGGCGCATCCGAGCTGAACGACGGCGTCAGCCGCCGCAGCTTCATGCAGCTGGTCGGCGTGTCGACGGCGGTGGCCGGCTTCGGCGTCGCCTGCCGCAAGCCGAACGAGAAGATCATTCCCTTCGTGCGTCGCCCCGAAGAGGTGACGCCGGGAAACCCGCAGCACTTCGCCACGGCGCACACCCTGGAAGGGTTCGCCAGCGGGTTGGTGGTCGAGAGCCACGAAGGCCGCCCCACCAAGGTGGAAGGCAACCCCGACCACCCGATCAGCCTGGGCGCCGCCAACTCTTACGACCAGGCGTTGATCCTGGGCCTTTACGACGAGAACCGGGCCAAACAGATCACCCACGATGGCGACGCCTGGGCCTGGCGTTCGCTGGTGCAGCAGATCAATGAACGTGGGCAAGCGCTGGCCGCCGACGGCGGCGCCAAGCTGCGCTTTCTGACCGACCCGACCGCGTCGCCGCTGATGGGCGATCTGCGCCGCCGCATCCTGGAGAAATTCCCGCGCGCCAAGTTCGTCAGCTACTCGGCGGTCGGCGGCGAGGCGGCGATCGACGGGGCGCGCCTGGCCTTCGGTAAGCCGCTGCAGCCGCGCGCGCACTTCGCCGACGCGTCGGTGGTGCTGTCGCTGGACGCCGATTTTCTGGGCGACGGTCCCGAACAGCTGCGCCACGCCCGGGAATTCGCCGCCCGCCGCGAGCCGGGGACGAACATGAATCGCCTCTACGTCGTCGAGCCGTCGATGACCATCACCGGCGGCATGGCCGATCACCGCCTGCGTCTGCGCGGCGCCGACGTGGCCGCCTTCGCCCTGGCCCTGATCTCCAAGCTGACCGATCGCCCGGGCTTTGAATCGCTGGCCCCGCTGGCCGGGCTGGCCCGCGCGCAGGGCGCCGGCACCTGGGACGTCAAATGGCTGACCGCGGTGGCCCGCGATCTGGAGAAGAACCGCGGCCGCTCGCTGGTGGTCGCCGGTCGCCGGCAGCCGGCGGCGGTGCACGCCTTGGTAGCGGCGCTCAACGTGGCACTGGGCAATCTGGGCAAGACGGTGACCTACGGTATGCCGGTGCTGGTCGACGCTGCCAACGGCGTGGCCGCGCTGGGTGTGCTGGCCGAAGAGATCGCCGCCGGCCAGGTCGACACGCTGGTGATCACTGCGCAGAACCCGGCTTACACGGCGCCGGTGGATCTGAAGTTCGCGGCGCTCTTGCGGCGCGTGCCGAACACGATCTATCACACGCTCTATGAAGACGAGACCGCGGCGGCTTGCCACACGGTGGTTCCTGCGACGCACCTCCTCGAGACCTGGGGCGACGCACGTGGCGTCGACGGAACGGCGTCGATCGTGCAGCCGCTGATCGCCCCGCTGTGGGGCGGCATCGCCGAATCGGAAGTGCTGGCGGCGTTCGTCGGCGACGGCGATCTGGGCGCGCACCAGCTGGTGCAGCGTTACTGGAAGGATCGCCTGGGCGTCACGCAGGACTTTGGCCCCGCCTGGGATCGCTGGCTGGCCGACGGCATCATCCCCGGCACGGCGGTGGCCGCCGAAGACGGGCTGGCCGTTGACGCCGCCGGGATGGCCGGCAACCTGGCCCCGATGCTGGCCCGCAAGGCCGACGGCATGGAGCTCGGGTTCATTCGCGACGCCAAGGTCTTCGACGGTCGCTTCGCCAACAATGCCTGGCTGCAAGAGCTGCCCGATCCGATGACCAAGCTGACCTGGGATAACAGCCTGCAGATCTCGCAAGCCACGGCGCAGAAGCTGGAACTGACGACGGGCGACCTGGTCTCGCTTGATTTTCGCCAGCGCAAGATGGAAGCGGCGGTGATGATCGTCCCCGGTCACGCCGACGACGCGGTGACGCTGCCGCTCGGTTACGGGCGCGCCAGCAGCGCCGAGGCCGTGGCCAAAGGTGTCGGCTTCAACGCCAATCTGGTTCGGTCCAGCGACGCGATGTGGTTCGGCCGCGGCGTCACGCTGACCAAGTTGGACGAGCGCTACAAGTTCGCGCTGACCCAAGACCATTGGACCATATCGCCCGACGGCCGCGACATTCCGCCGCCCGCGGTGGACACCACGCTGGCCGCGCTGTTGAAAGAAGGCTCGGAGTTCAACCTGGACCTCGAGGAACGTCGCGGTCCTGACGTCACCATCAACACGCCGGTCGATTACAGCACCCAGAAGTACAAGTGGGCGATGGCCATCGACTTGAACAAGTGCACCGGCTGCAACGCCTGCGTGACCGCTTGCCAGTCGGAGAACAACATCCCGACGGTTGGCAAAGAGAATGTGGCCAAGGGCCGCGAGATGCACTGGATCCGCATCGACCGCTACTTCTCTGGGTCGGTCGAGGACCCGACGGTGATCTCGCAGCCTCTCGGCTGCGTGCACTGCGAGAGCGCGCCGTGCGAGTACGTCTGTCCTGTCAACGCCACCGTGCACAGCGACGAAGGCCTCAACGAGATGGCCTACAATCGCTGCATTGGCACCCGGTACTGCAGCAACAACTGCCCGTACAAGGTGCGGCGCTTCAACTTCCTCGAGTACAACGGCGACGTCACGGCGGCCCGCCAGATGGGCATGAACCCCGACGTCACCGTGCGCAGCCGCGGCGTCATGGAGAAGTGCAGCTATTGCATCCAGCGCATCGAGCGCAAGCGCATCGACACGCGCATCGCCGGCGTGCCCATCGCCGACGGTGACCTTCAGACCGCCTGCCAGCAGGGCTGCCCGGCCGGCGCCATCACCTTCGGTTCGCTGAACGATCCGAACTCGCGGGTGTCCAAGCTGCACGCCAGCCCGCGCCGCTATGATCTCCTGCACGAGCTCGGAACCCGCCCGCGCACGGCGTACCTGGCCCGCGTGCGCAACCCCAACCCTGAGCTTGCGAGGGCAGAGTAG
- a CDS encoding cytochrome c oxidase subunit 3 family protein, which produces MSSSDAHAAAGQHAHNPNLAHHFETIEKQDHAVRLGMWLFLGTEVLLFAGLFLGYTVYRHFYHHVFHECSRTLDLSLGTLNTIVLITSSFTVALGFHAIKQGKNKTCAALLAVTIVFALTFLAVKGVEYHHKFQEGALPGKWYHFAEIPDMHANLFYTVYFLTTGLHAFHVIVGMSILAWLMVRVIKGRYSASYYVPVELGGLYWHLVDLVWIFLFPLLYLI; this is translated from the coding sequence ATGTCATCGTCTGACGCGCACGCCGCCGCCGGGCAACACGCCCACAACCCCAATCTGGCCCATCACTTCGAGACCATCGAGAAGCAAGACCACGCCGTCCGTCTGGGCATGTGGCTGTTTCTCGGAACCGAAGTCTTATTGTTCGCCGGGCTTTTCCTGGGCTACACCGTCTACCGCCATTTCTATCACCACGTCTTCCACGAGTGCTCGCGCACTCTGGATCTGTCGCTGGGGACGCTGAATACCATCGTCCTCATCACCAGCAGCTTCACGGTGGCGCTGGGTTTTCACGCCATCAAGCAAGGCAAGAACAAGACTTGCGCGGCGCTGCTGGCCGTGACGATCGTTTTCGCTCTGACGTTCTTGGCGGTGAAGGGCGTGGAGTATCACCACAAGTTCCAAGAGGGGGCGCTGCCCGGCAAGTGGTATCACTTCGCCGAGATCCCGGACATGCACGCCAACCTTTTCTACACCGTGTACTTCCTGACCACCGGCCTGCACGCCTTCCACGTCATCGTCGGCATGAGTATCCTGGCCTGGCTCATGGTGCGGGTGATCAAGGGCAGATACTCGGCGTCTTATTACGTACCGGTCGAGCTGGGCGGCCTTTACTGGCACTTGGTCGATCTAGTGTGGATCTTCCTCTTTCCGTTGCTCTATCTCATCTAG
- a CDS encoding cbb3-type cytochrome c oxidase subunit I, producing MSQSNDAEPVYPAVNYLNADRGVWSWLTTVDHKRIGIMYLVSVLLAFLLGGIFAMLIRIEHLTPDPTIMSANTYNRMFTLHGVVMIFMFMIPAIPGVFGNFCLPLMLGAKDVAFPRLNLLSLYLYWSGAALALWGMISGGTDTGWTFYAPYSTTTPMTVFPVLLGVFVMGFSSIATGLNFIVTTHTLRAPGMTWMRVPLFVWAIYATSIIQVLATPVIGLTVLLVGIERIGGFGLFDATRGGDPVLFQHMFWFYSHPAVYIMVLPAMGVMSEIVGAFARKNVFGYKMIAYSSLGIAFVGFFAWGHHMFVSGQSVLDNGAFASISMLVGVFTAIKVFNWVATLYKGSISVKTPMVYACGFLFFLVFGGMTGIAVATVSLDVHWHDTYFVVAHFHFIMVGAVIMSFLMALHYWFPKMFGRMYNEGWGMVAASFIVLGFNATFIPQFLLGNAGMPRRYYMYPERFTALNVASTAGSSLLAFGFLIIVVYMSYALVRGPIAGSNPWDSRGYEWDTPSPPPKHNFDVTPVITVDPHSYQNPGEEVEHVIV from the coding sequence ATGAGCCAGTCCAACGACGCTGAGCCGGTCTACCCAGCCGTCAACTACCTGAACGCCGATCGGGGCGTTTGGTCGTGGTTGACGACGGTGGACCACAAGCGCATCGGGATCATGTACCTGGTCTCCGTGCTGCTGGCGTTCCTGCTGGGCGGCATCTTCGCGATGCTGATACGCATCGAGCACCTCACGCCCGATCCCACCATCATGAGCGCGAACACCTATAACCGGATGTTCACGCTGCACGGGGTGGTGATGATCTTCATGTTCATGATCCCGGCCATCCCCGGCGTGTTCGGCAACTTCTGCCTGCCGCTCATGCTGGGCGCAAAGGACGTCGCGTTTCCCAGGTTGAATCTTTTGTCGCTGTATCTGTACTGGAGCGGCGCCGCCCTGGCGTTGTGGGGCATGATCAGCGGCGGCACCGACACCGGCTGGACGTTCTATGCGCCGTACAGCACCACCACCCCGATGACGGTGTTCCCGGTGCTTTTGGGTGTGTTCGTGATGGGGTTCTCGTCGATCGCCACCGGCTTGAACTTCATCGTCACCACCCACACGCTGCGCGCACCGGGTATGACCTGGATGCGCGTGCCGCTGTTCGTGTGGGCCATCTACGCCACCAGCATCATCCAGGTGCTGGCCACGCCGGTGATCGGCTTGACGGTGTTATTGGTCGGCATTGAACGCATCGGCGGCTTCGGCCTGTTCGACGCCACCCGGGGCGGTGATCCGGTGCTGTTCCAGCACATGTTCTGGTTCTACTCGCACCCGGCGGTCTACATCATGGTGTTGCCGGCCATGGGCGTGATGAGCGAGATCGTCGGCGCCTTCGCTCGCAAGAACGTGTTCGGCTACAAGATGATCGCCTACTCGTCGCTGGGGATCGCCTTCGTCGGCTTCTTTGCCTGGGGCCACCACATGTTCGTGTCGGGGCAGTCGGTGCTGGACAACGGCGCCTTCGCTTCGATCTCGATGCTGGTGGGCGTGTTCACCGCCATCAAGGTCTTCAACTGGGTGGCCACGCTGTACAAGGGATCGATCTCGGTGAAGACGCCGATGGTCTACGCCTGCGGCTTTCTTTTCTTCCTGGTGTTCGGCGGCATGACCGGCATCGCAGTGGCCACCGTGTCACTGGACGTGCACTGGCACGACACGTACTTCGTCGTTGCCCACTTTCACTTCATCATGGTCGGCGCCGTCATCATGTCGTTCCTGATGGCGCTGCACTACTGGTTCCCGAAGATGTTCGGGCGCATGTACAACGAAGGGTGGGGCATGGTCGCCGCGTCCTTCATCGTGCTCGGCTTCAACGCCACCTTCATTCCGCAGTTTCTGCTGGGCAACGCCGGCATGCCCAGGCGCTATTACATGTACCCCGAACGCTTCACCGCGCTGAACGTGGCCTCGACCGCCGGGTCGTCGCTGCTGGCCTTCGGTTTCTTGATCATCGTCGTGTACATGAGCTACGCCCTGGTACGCGGGCCCATCGCCGGTTCGAACCCGTGGGACTCGCGCGGCTACGAATGGGACACGCCGTCGCCGCCACCCAAACACAACTTCGACGTGACACCCGTGATCACCGTCGACCCGCACTCGTATCAGAACCCGGGAGAGGAGGTGGAGCATGTCATCGTCTGA